A window from gamma proteobacterium SS-5 encodes these proteins:
- the groL gene encoding chaperonin GroEL (60 kDa chaperone family; promotes refolding of misfolded polypeptides especially under stressful conditions; forms two stacked rings of heptamers to form a barrel-shaped 14mer; ends can be capped by GroES; misfolded proteins enter the barrel where they are refolded when GroES binds), whose amino-acid sequence MSAKEVRFGEDARKKMLHGVNTLANAVKVTLGPKGRNVVLEKSFGAPTVTKDGVSVAKEIELKDKFENMGAQMVKEVSSQTSDIAGDGTTTATVLAQAMVREGLKAVAAGMNPMDLKRGIDKAVIAAVAQLQSLSKPCADNKEIAQVGTISANSDDSIGEIIAEAMEKVGKEGVITVEEGTSLGNELDVVEGMQFDRGYLSPYFINDQQSQNAELEEPYILLHDKKISNIRELLPVLEAVAKAGKPLLIVAEDVEGEALATLVVNTIRGIVKVCAVKAPGFGDRRKAMLQDIAVLTGGTVISEEVGLTLEKATLNELGTAKKVTVSKEETTIIDGAGAEQDIKARCEQIRAQVEETTSDYDKEKLQERLAKLAGGVAVIKVGAATEVEMKEKKARVEDALHATRAAVEEGIVPGGGVALIRALKGIDVKGDNHDQDVGITLCKRSMEEPLRQIVSNAGDEASVVLNKVADGSGNFGYNAANGEYGDMVAMGILDPTKVTRTALQNAASVAGLMITTECMVAEEPKEESAAMPGGDMGGMGGMGGMGGMM is encoded by the coding sequence ATGTCTGCAAAAGAAGTACGTTTTGGCGAAGATGCCCGCAAGAAGATGCTGCACGGCGTCAACACCCTGGCCAACGCGGTCAAGGTCACCCTCGGCCCCAAGGGCCGCAACGTGGTGCTGGAAAAGAGCTTCGGTGCCCCCACCGTGACCAAGGACGGCGTCTCCGTGGCCAAGGAGATCGAACTCAAGGACAAATTCGAAAACATGGGCGCGCAAATGGTCAAGGAGGTCTCCTCGCAGACCTCGGACATCGCCGGTGACGGCACCACCACCGCTACCGTGCTGGCCCAGGCCATGGTGCGCGAAGGCCTCAAGGCCGTCGCCGCCGGCATGAACCCGATGGACCTCAAGCGCGGCATCGACAAGGCCGTAATCGCCGCCGTTGCCCAGCTCCAGTCCCTCTCCAAGCCCTGCGCCGACAACAAGGAAATCGCCCAGGTGGGCACCATTTCCGCCAACTCCGATGACTCCATCGGCGAGATCATCGCCGAGGCCATGGAAAAGGTCGGCAAGGAAGGCGTCATTACCGTGGAAGAAGGCACCTCCCTGGGTAACGAACTGGACGTGGTAGAAGGCATGCAGTTCGACCGTGGCTACCTGTCACCCTACTTCATCAACGACCAGCAGAGCCAAAATGCCGAGCTGGAAGAGCCCTACATCCTGCTGCACGACAAGAAGATCTCCAACATCCGTGAACTGCTGCCGGTGCTGGAGGCCGTGGCCAAGGCCGGCAAGCCGCTGCTGATCGTTGCCGAGGACGTGGAAGGCGAGGCCCTGGCCACCCTGGTGGTGAACACCATCCGTGGCATCGTCAAGGTCTGCGCGGTCAAGGCCCCAGGCTTCGGCGACCGGCGCAAGGCCATGTTGCAGGATATCGCCGTGCTCACCGGCGGTACCGTGATCTCCGAAGAGGTCGGCCTGACCCTGGAGAAGGCCACCCTGAACGAGCTGGGCACCGCCAAGAAGGTCACCGTCAGCAAGGAAGAGACCACCATCATCGACGGTGCCGGTGCCGAGCAGGACATCAAGGCCCGCTGTGAGCAGATCCGCGCCCAGGTCGAGGAAACCACCTCCGACTACGACAAGGAAAAGCTACAGGAACGCCTGGCCAAGCTGGCCGGCGGCGTTGCCGTGATCAAGGTGGGTGCCGCCACCGAGGTGGAAATGAAGGAAAAGAAGGCGCGCGTGGAAGATGCCCTGCACGCCACCCGCGCCGCCGTGGAAGAAGGCATAGTCCCCGGCGGTGGCGTGGCCCTGATTCGTGCCCTCAAGGGTATAGACGTCAAGGGCGACAACCACGATCAGGATGTCGGCATCACCCTGTGCAAGCGCTCCATGGAAGAGCCCCTGCGGCAGATCGTCAGCAACGCCGGCGATGAGGCCTCAGTGGTGCTCAACAAGGTGGCCGATGGCAGCGGCAACTTCGGCTACAACGCCGCCAACGGCGAGTATGGCGACATGGTGGCCATGGGCATACTCGACCCCACCAAGGTGACCCGCACCGCACTGCAGAACGCCGCCTCCGTGGCCGGCCTGATGATCACCACCGAATGCATGGTGGCGGAAGAACCCAAGGAAGAGTCTGCCGCCATGCCGGGCGGCGACATGGGCGGAATGGGCGGCATGGGCGGAATGGGCGGCATGATGTAA
- the rplS gene encoding 50S ribosomal protein L19 encodes MSNIIQQLEAEQMNREVPNFRPGDTLVVQVKVKEGTRERLQAFEGICIARRNRGLNSSFTVRKMSSGEGVERVFQTYSPSLAEIKVARRGDVRRAKLYYLRGLTGRAARIKEKV; translated from the coding sequence ATGAGCAACATCATTCAACAACTGGAAGCCGAGCAGATGAACCGGGAGGTACCCAACTTCCGTCCCGGCGACACCCTGGTGGTCCAGGTCAAGGTCAAGGAAGGCACCCGCGAGCGCCTGCAGGCCTTTGAGGGCATCTGTATCGCCCGCCGCAACCGCGGCCTGAATTCCTCCTTCACCGTGCGCAAGATGTCCTCGGGCGAGGGCGTGGAGCGCGTGTTCCAGACCTACAGCCCCAGCCTGGCCGAGATCAAGGTGGCCCGTCGTGGCGACGTGCGCCGCGCCAAGCTCTACTACCTGCGCGGCCTCACCGGCCGGGCGGCGCGTATCAAGGAAAAGGTATAA
- a CDS encoding EAL domain-containing protein — MLHWKSRTQSGRIAFTAVCIWLFLFGNPTLAEEGDPVRIGVLAHRGEALVMESWQGHADYLNERLAPLRFEIVPLPFANREMTLAVEGRLVDFIITNPGHYIELQLGGHATAIATRRVQGSNGIIDSFGGSLVTLPHRQDIQSYKDLRGKTLLIPSVHSLGAWQSQLREALQQGLDLRTQTHIVQLDDHHAVVEALLRGEGDVGFIRSDVLDDLIAKGRLQADALRLANPIEQPGYPHRLSTRLYPEWPLAVVSGVPQDLAKSVLTALLALGPEHPASLSANIRGWSVVGDYSPVLNLFREVGLGPFKPAPLALKELILRSWPVFTGLAGLLLLALFLTLVTVMRSRKQLFEMQELLKKSQEISLVGSWSVDHRNHQLTISDQVYRLFGYEPGAFVATYQTYLQAIHPEDRERVEQAFLNAAKNNQSWEMVHRILRPDGAVRTVLEKSINVVNERGEPIISTGSIQDITEQSENEHKLRLAANVFQHSAEGILITDADARILDVNAAFSHITGYSLEEVEGKTPRILQSGRHDEGFYQAMWNALLDRGFWKGVVWNKRKDGVEYAEQLTISAVRSGDQGARQYVAIFSDITEQLERQNHIEHLAHHDGLTGLPNRMLLHDRLKQAIAYSDRHNTLLAVAYMDLDGFKPVNDDHGHEAGDHLLMEIAYRLKSSLRAQDTVARLGGDEFVLLLSDLHSVDECEQAADRIIALISTPIDIGDEVQVQVSASVGIALYPLIEGADDTLLRNADQAMYVAKTSGKGRYHLFERQSDSGTRTRHEERERIEQALRNEEFLLYYQPIVDMCTGKVVAVEALLRWQHPQEGLLLPERFLPVIENSEVAVNLGYWVMDQAFDQLARWHRQGLELSLNINVSACHLLDQGFIDHLQHLLQQHAELPPYSIGLEIQETAALDDIGRVSNRVGRCRALGIGFALDDFGTGYSSLSYFRRLPMDCVKIDRSFVKDMIDDEDDLAVIEGIIGLSQAFQRRLVAEGVETPQHGVALLMLGCVYAQGYEIARPMPPEQMPDWIEGYAPSPGWQDCLNQRWTRDDLPLLLVDQHHSNWIDRVQTYLDSDQPSDAHLLNLHHRQCRFGRWYKGVGTRLYAQLPEFITLGETHRRIHDQARRLIQLHGHGELESARAGMADLLESKQTLIEQVALLKDRVKRLRGQRTED, encoded by the coding sequence ATGTTGCACTGGAAATCCCGAACGCAATCCGGCCGGATTGCGTTTACTGCTGTCTGTATCTGGCTGTTTTTATTCGGTAATCCTACCCTGGCTGAGGAAGGGGATCCGGTGCGCATCGGCGTACTGGCCCACCGTGGCGAGGCCCTGGTCATGGAGTCCTGGCAGGGCCATGCCGATTACCTCAATGAACGCCTCGCCCCCCTGCGGTTTGAGATCGTTCCACTGCCCTTCGCCAACCGAGAGATGACCCTGGCGGTAGAAGGGCGCTTGGTGGATTTCATCATCACCAACCCCGGCCACTACATCGAGCTACAGCTGGGTGGGCACGCCACCGCCATTGCCACGCGCCGGGTGCAGGGGTCCAATGGCATCATCGACAGCTTCGGCGGCAGCCTGGTCACCCTGCCCCATCGGCAGGACATCCAGAGCTACAAGGACCTGCGCGGCAAGACCCTGCTGATCCCTTCGGTGCACAGCCTGGGGGCCTGGCAGTCGCAACTGCGCGAGGCCCTGCAGCAGGGCCTGGACCTGCGCACCCAAACGCATATCGTTCAGCTCGATGACCACCACGCCGTGGTCGAGGCCCTGCTCAGGGGCGAGGGCGATGTCGGCTTCATCCGTAGCGATGTGTTGGACGATCTGATCGCCAAGGGTCGGCTGCAGGCCGATGCCCTGCGCCTGGCCAACCCCATCGAGCAGCCCGGCTACCCCCATCGCCTGAGCACCCGGCTGTATCCCGAATGGCCCCTGGCGGTGGTCAGCGGGGTGCCCCAGGACCTGGCCAAGTCGGTGCTCACCGCCCTGCTGGCGCTGGGGCCGGAGCACCCGGCCTCGCTCTCGGCGAATATCCGTGGCTGGAGCGTGGTGGGTGATTACAGCCCGGTGCTGAACCTGTTCCGCGAGGTCGGCCTGGGCCCCTTCAAGCCCGCCCCCCTGGCCCTGAAGGAGTTGATCCTGCGCAGTTGGCCGGTATTTACCGGCCTGGCCGGACTCCTGTTGCTGGCCCTGTTTCTGACCCTGGTCACTGTCATGCGCTCGCGCAAGCAGTTGTTCGAGATGCAGGAATTGCTGAAGAAGAGCCAGGAGATCTCCCTGGTGGGCAGCTGGTCGGTGGATCACCGCAACCACCAGCTGACCATCTCCGACCAGGTCTATCGCCTGTTCGGCTATGAGCCTGGGGCCTTTGTCGCCACCTACCAGACCTACCTGCAGGCGATCCACCCGGAGGACCGCGAGCGGGTGGAGCAGGCCTTTCTCAATGCCGCCAAGAACAACCAGTCCTGGGAGATGGTGCACCGCATCCTGCGCCCGGACGGGGCCGTGCGCACGGTGCTGGAGAAATCGATCAATGTGGTCAACGAGCGCGGCGAGCCGATCATCTCCACCGGCAGCATCCAGGACATCACCGAGCAATCGGAAAACGAACACAAGCTGCGCCTGGCCGCCAACGTCTTCCAGCATTCCGCCGAGGGCATACTGATCACCGATGCCGATGCCCGCATCCTGGATGTCAATGCCGCCTTCAGCCACATCACCGGCTACAGCCTGGAAGAGGTGGAGGGCAAGACCCCGCGCATCCTCCAATCCGGCCGGCATGATGAGGGATTCTATCAGGCCATGTGGAACGCCTTGCTCGATCGCGGTTTCTGGAAGGGCGTGGTATGGAACAAGCGCAAGGACGGCGTGGAATACGCCGAGCAGCTGACCATCTCGGCGGTGCGCAGCGGAGATCAGGGTGCCCGTCAGTATGTAGCCATCTTTTCCGACATCACCGAACAGCTGGAGCGGCAGAACCACATCGAACACCTGGCCCACCACGACGGTCTGACCGGCCTGCCCAACCGCATGTTGCTGCATGACCGGCTGAAACAGGCCATCGCCTACAGCGACCGGCACAACACCCTGCTGGCGGTGGCCTACATGGACCTGGACGGCTTCAAGCCGGTCAACGACGACCACGGCCACGAGGCCGGCGACCACCTGCTGATGGAGATCGCCTATCGCCTCAAATCCTCCCTGCGCGCCCAGGACACGGTGGCGCGCCTGGGCGGCGATGAATTCGTCCTGTTGCTAAGCGACCTGCACAGCGTGGATGAATGCGAACAGGCCGCCGACCGCATCATCGCGCTGATCTCCACTCCCATCGACATCGGTGATGAGGTCCAGGTACAGGTCTCCGCCAGCGTCGGCATCGCTCTCTACCCCCTGATCGAGGGGGCCGACGACACCCTGCTGCGCAACGCCGACCAGGCCATGTACGTGGCCAAGACCTCGGGCAAGGGCCGTTACCATCTGTTCGAGCGGCAAAGCGACAGCGGCACCCGCACCCGCCATGAGGAGCGCGAACGCATCGAACAGGCCCTGCGCAATGAGGAGTTCCTGCTCTACTATCAGCCCATAGTCGATATGTGTACCGGCAAGGTGGTGGCGGTGGAGGCCCTGCTGCGCTGGCAGCACCCGCAGGAGGGACTGCTGCTGCCGGAGCGTTTCCTGCCGGTGATCGAAAACAGCGAGGTTGCCGTCAACCTGGGCTACTGGGTGATGGACCAGGCCTTCGACCAGCTGGCCCGCTGGCACCGCCAGGGGCTGGAGCTGAGCCTGAACATCAACGTCTCCGCCTGTCATCTGCTGGATCAGGGGTTCATCGACCACCTGCAACACCTGCTGCAACAACACGCCGAACTGCCGCCCTACAGCATCGGCCTGGAGATCCAGGAGACCGCCGCACTGGACGACATCGGCCGGGTCTCCAACCGGGTCGGCCGCTGCCGCGCCCTCGGCATCGGCTTCGCCCTGGACGACTTCGGCACCGGCTATTCCTCCCTCTCCTACTTCCGCCGCCTGCCCATGGATTGCGTCAAGATCGACCGCAGCTTCGTCAAGGATATGATCGACGATGAGGACGATCTGGCCGTGATCGAGGGCATCATCGGCCTGAGCCAGGCCTTCCAGCGACGGCTGGTGGCCGAGGGCGTGGAGACCCCCCAGCACGGCGTGGCCCTGCTCATGCTCGGCTGCGTCTATGCCCAGGGCTATGAGATTGCCCGCCCCATGCCGCCAGAACAGATGCCCGACTGGATCGAGGGCTACGCCCCCAGCCCCGGCTGGCAGGACTGCCTGAACCAACGCTGGACCCGCGATGACCTGCCCCTGCTGCTGGTGGACCAGCATCACAGCAACTGGATCGACCGGGTGCAGACCTACCTCGACAGCGACCAGCCAAGCGATGCCCACCTGCTCAACCTGCATCACCGGCAATGCCGCTTTGGCCGCTGGTACAAGGGGGTAGGAACCCGGCTTTATGCCCAGCTGCCGGAGTTCATCACCCTGGGCGAGACCCACCGCAGGATCCACGACCAGGCACGCAGGCTGATCCAGCTGCATGGGCACGGCGAGCTGGAGTCCGCCCGCGCCGGCATGGCCGATCTACTGGAGAGCAAGCAAACCCTGATCGAACAGGTGGCCCTGCTCAAGGACCGGGTAAAACGGCTCAGAGGCCAGAGGACAGAGGACTGA
- the rimM gene encoding ribosome maturation factor RimM gives MSGSAADSTDSHVIIGRVTGLYGIKGWVKVYSHTRPINNILGYRPWYLQRADGWEEHQLAEGRIQGKGLVARLAGYDDRDQAAELLERDIAIKRAQLPRAEKGTYYWAELEGLQVFTLEGVALGVVDHLFETGANDVLVVQGERERLLPLLMDQVIKEVDLDAGLMRVDWDPEF, from the coding sequence ATGTCGGGTTCCGCTGCGGACTCCACTGACAGCCATGTGATCATCGGCCGGGTAACCGGCCTTTATGGTATCAAGGGCTGGGTCAAGGTCTATTCGCATACCCGCCCGATCAACAACATTCTCGGCTATCGGCCCTGGTATCTCCAGCGAGCCGATGGCTGGGAGGAACACCAGTTGGCAGAGGGGCGTATCCAGGGCAAGGGCCTAGTCGCCCGTCTGGCTGGCTACGACGACCGCGATCAGGCCGCCGAGTTGCTGGAGCGCGACATCGCCATCAAACGTGCGCAATTGCCCCGTGCCGAAAAGGGCACCTACTACTGGGCCGAACTGGAAGGGCTGCAAGTTTTTACCCTGGAAGGCGTGGCGCTGGGGGTGGTGGATCACCTGTTCGAGACCGGGGCCAACGATGTGCTGGTGGTCCAGGGCGAGCGGGAACGCCTGCTGCCCCTGCTGATGGATCAGGTGATCAAAGAGGTGGATCTGGACGCCGGTCTGATGCGGGTGGATTGGGACCCGGAGTTTTGA
- the alaC gene encoding alanine transaminase, with translation MAEFHRINRLPPYVFAIVNELKAEARARGEDIIDFGMGNPDQPTPQHIVDKMIEVASRHDTHRYSASKGIPRLRRAICNWYRDRYAVELDPDSQAIVTIGSKEGLAHLALACMGPGDSVLVPNPAYPIHPYGFIIAGADVRHVPMQDTQSFFDELEKAIKDSWPRPKMLVLNFPGNPTTHCVELDFFERVVAIAREHNIWVIHDLAYADIVFDGYKAPSILQVPGAEDIAVEFFSLSKSYNMPGWRIGFMCGNKTLVGALARIKSYLDYGTFTPIQVAAIAALEGPQDCVEEIRAMYERRRNVLCDGLNNIGWAVERPKATMFVWAPIPEPYRAMGSLEFCKKVLHDAKVAVSPGIGFGEHGDGHVRFGLIENEHRTRQAVRGIRDMFRRDGLLQ, from the coding sequence ATGGCAGAGTTTCATAGAATCAACCGCTTGCCGCCCTACGTCTTTGCCATCGTCAACGAACTTAAGGCCGAGGCACGGGCCAGGGGCGAGGATATCATCGATTTTGGCATGGGCAACCCGGATCAGCCGACGCCGCAACACATCGTTGACAAGATGATCGAGGTGGCCAGCCGCCATGATACCCACCGCTACTCCGCCTCCAAGGGCATTCCCCGCCTGCGCCGGGCCATCTGCAACTGGTATCGCGACCGCTACGCGGTGGAGCTGGACCCGGATAGCCAGGCCATAGTCACCATCGGCTCCAAGGAGGGCCTGGCCCATCTGGCGCTGGCCTGCATGGGGCCGGGGGACTCGGTGCTGGTACCCAACCCGGCCTACCCGATCCACCCTTACGGCTTTATCATCGCCGGTGCCGATGTGCGTCATGTGCCCATGCAGGACACGCAGAGCTTTTTCGATGAGCTGGAAAAGGCGATCAAGGACTCCTGGCCCAGGCCCAAGATGCTGGTGCTCAACTTCCCTGGCAACCCCACCACCCACTGCGTCGAGCTGGACTTCTTCGAGCGCGTGGTGGCCATAGCCCGGGAGCACAATATCTGGGTGATCCACGACCTGGCCTACGCCGACATCGTGTTCGACGGCTACAAGGCCCCCTCGATCCTACAGGTGCCGGGGGCCGAGGATATCGCCGTGGAGTTCTTCTCCCTCTCCAAGAGCTATAACATGCCCGGTTGGCGGATCGGCTTCATGTGCGGCAACAAGACCCTGGTGGGGGCGCTGGCGCGGATCAAGTCCTATCTGGATTACGGCACCTTCACGCCGATCCAGGTGGCCGCCATCGCCGCCCTGGAAGGCCCGCAGGACTGCGTCGAGGAGATCCGCGCCATGTACGAACGGCGCCGTAACGTGCTCTGCGATGGCCTGAATAACATCGGCTGGGCGGTGGAGCGGCCCAAGGCCACCATGTTCGTCTGGGCACCCATCCCTGAACCCTACCGGGCCATGGGCTCGCTGGAGTTCTGCAAGAAGGTGTTGCATGACGCCAAGGTGGCGGTATCGCCTGGCATCGGCTTCGGCGAGCACGGCGACGGCCATGTCCGCTTCGGCCTGATCGAAAACGAACACCGCACCCGCCAGGCCGTGCGCGGCATCCGCGACATGTTCCGCAGGGATGGTTTGTTGCAATAA
- the groES gene encoding co-chaperone GroES → MNIRPLHDRVVVRRMEEERTTPGGIVLPDNATEKPIQGEVLAVGNGKIKDNGEARPLDVKVGDKVLFGKYSGTEVKIDGEELLVMREEDIMGIVEG, encoded by the coding sequence ATGAACATTCGTCCCCTGCACGACCGCGTGGTCGTCCGTCGTATGGAAGAAGAGCGCACCACCCCCGGTGGCATAGTCCTGCCCGACAACGCCACGGAAAAGCCCATCCAGGGCGAGGTGCTGGCCGTGGGTAACGGCAAGATCAAGGACAACGGCGAGGCCCGCCCGCTGGATGTCAAGGTCGGCGACAAGGTGCTGTTCGGCAAGTATTCCGGCACCGAGGTCAAGATCGATGGCGAAGAGCTGCTGGTCATGCGCGAAGAAGACATCATGGGCATAGTCGAAGGCTAG
- the trmD gene encoding tRNA (guanosine(37)-N1)-methyltransferase TrmD, with amino-acid sequence MRFDLISLFPDMFRVFIEQGVTGRAFKQGRAQVGLWNPRDYTSDVHRTVDDRPYGGGPGMLMKPEPLQQAIEAARQAAPQGTKVLYMSPQGQRFDQQAALRMAAHPGLILLAGRYEGIDERLITCCVDEEWSIGDYVLSGGEPAAMVIMDAVLRLLPGVLGDEDSAQQDSYMDGLLDCPHYTRPEWFQQQAVPQVLLSGNHEAIRRWRLQQSLGRTWQRRPDLLQGRQMSDEETELLNAFIHESTAGREAVT; translated from the coding sequence GTGAGGTTTGATCTCATCAGCCTGTTCCCCGATATGTTTCGGGTCTTCATCGAGCAGGGGGTGACCGGTCGGGCCTTCAAGCAGGGCAGGGCCCAGGTGGGCCTCTGGAACCCGCGGGACTACACCTCTGATGTACACAGAACCGTGGATGATCGCCCCTACGGCGGCGGCCCCGGCATGCTGATGAAGCCCGAGCCGCTGCAGCAGGCGATAGAAGCCGCGCGGCAGGCGGCACCCCAGGGCACCAAGGTGCTTTACATGAGCCCCCAGGGGCAAAGATTTGATCAGCAAGCGGCGCTGAGGATGGCCGCCCACCCCGGCCTGATCCTCCTGGCCGGGCGTTACGAGGGCATAGACGAGCGCCTGATCACCTGCTGCGTGGATGAGGAATGGTCCATTGGTGACTATGTCCTCAGCGGCGGCGAACCGGCCGCCATGGTGATCATGGACGCGGTACTGCGGTTGTTGCCCGGGGTCCTGGGTGACGAGGACTCGGCCCAGCAGGACTCCTACATGGACGGACTGCTGGATTGCCCGCACTACACCCGGCCGGAGTGGTTCCAGCAGCAGGCGGTGCCCCAGGTGCTGCTCAGCGGCAACCACGAGGCCATCCGCCGCTGGCGGCTGCAGCAATCCCTCGGCCGCACCTGGCAGCGGCGCCCGGATCTGCTGCAGGGACGCCAGATGAGCGATGAAGAAACTGAACTACTGAACGCATTTATTCACGAATCTACCGCCGGCCGCGAGGCCGTCACCTGA
- a CDS encoding homoserine dehydrogenase produces the protein MKPVKVGLMGLGTVGGGTVSVLHRNAEEIARRAGRGIVISHAAARDYNPEGIDGLGRIGTIGDDAWAVVNDPEVKIVVELIGGYSPAKELVLQAIENGKHVVTANKALIAMHGNEIFAAAQHKGVTVAFEAAVAGGIPIIKALREGLAANRIEWIAGIINGTGNFILTEMRDKGRQFDEVLREAQALGYAEANPVFDVEGIDAAHKLTILGSLAYGIPLQFDKCYIEGITRITPEDVSYAADLGYRIKHLGITRKTEQGVELRVHPTLIPERRLIANVDGVMNAVLVQGDAVGPTLYYGAGAGAEPTASAVVADLVDVVRTLTTDPNNRVPHLAFQADALSDTPVLGMDEVETAYYLHLKVLDKPGVLATIAGILGDAGISIEATQQKEPLEGQSVVPLVLLTQRVKEKAMNAALAAIAETDLTADEIVRIRVERLM, from the coding sequence GTGAAACCAGTCAAAGTGGGCCTGATGGGCCTGGGCACCGTCGGTGGCGGCACCGTCAGCGTATTGCACCGCAACGCCGAGGAGATCGCCCGCCGCGCCGGGCGTGGCATTGTCATCTCCCATGCTGCGGCCAGGGACTACAACCCCGAGGGCATAGACGGGCTGGGGCGGATCGGCACCATCGGCGATGATGCCTGGGCCGTGGTCAACGACCCCGAGGTGAAGATTGTCGTCGAACTCATCGGTGGCTATTCGCCGGCCAAGGAGTTGGTGCTCCAGGCCATAGAGAACGGCAAGCATGTGGTCACCGCCAACAAGGCGCTGATCGCCATGCACGGCAACGAGATCTTCGCCGCCGCCCAGCACAAGGGCGTCACCGTGGCCTTCGAGGCCGCCGTGGCCGGCGGCATCCCCATCATCAAGGCCCTGCGCGAGGGCCTGGCGGCCAATCGCATCGAGTGGATCGCCGGTATTATCAACGGCACCGGTAACTTCATCCTCACCGAGATGCGCGACAAGGGGCGCCAGTTCGATGAGGTGCTGCGCGAGGCCCAGGCCCTGGGTTATGCCGAGGCCAACCCGGTGTTTGACGTGGAGGGCATAGACGCGGCGCACAAGCTGACCATCCTCGGCTCCCTGGCCTATGGCATACCGCTGCAGTTCGACAAGTGCTACATCGAGGGGATTACCCGCATCACCCCGGAGGATGTCAGCTATGCCGCCGATCTGGGCTACCGCATCAAGCACTTGGGCATCACCCGCAAGACCGAACAGGGGGTGGAGCTGCGGGTACACCCGACCCTGATCCCGGAGCGGCGTCTGATCGCCAATGTCGATGGGGTGATGAACGCTGTACTGGTGCAGGGTGATGCCGTGGGCCCGACCCTCTACTACGGTGCCGGTGCCGGTGCCGAGCCTACCGCCTCCGCCGTGGTGGCCGATCTGGTGGACGTGGTGCGTACCCTGACCACAGACCCCAATAACCGGGTACCCCACCTGGCCTTCCAGGCCGATGCCCTGTCCGACACCCCGGTGCTGGGCATGGATGAGGTGGAGACCGCCTACTACCTGCACCTCAAGGTACTGGACAAGCCCGGTGTGCTGGCCACCATCGCCGGGATCCTGGGCGATGCCGGCATCAGTATAGAGGCCACCCAGCAGAAGGAACCCCTGGAGGGGCAGAGCGTGGTACCCCTGGTGCTGCTCACCCAAAGGGTCAAGGAGAAGGCGATGAACGCCGCCCTGGCAGCCATTGCCGAGACCGACCTGACCGCCGATGAGATCGTGCGTATCCGTGTTGAACGTCTGATGTAA
- the rpsP gene encoding 30S ribosomal protein S16 — protein MVSIRLQRTGAKKRPFYHVVATDSRNSRDGRYIERLGFFNPVAKGKEEELRLDLARVEHWIGQGAQPTERVVSLMKQSRKQAAQAVA, from the coding sequence ATGGTCTCTATTCGTCTGCAGCGTACTGGCGCCAAGAAGCGCCCCTTCTATCATGTCGTAGCCACTGATTCGCGCAATTCCCGCGATGGCCGTTATATCGAGCGCCTGGGCTTTTTCAACCCCGTTGCCAAGGGCAAGGAAGAGGAACTGCGCCTCGATCTGGCCCGGGTGGAACACTGGATCGGCCAGGGTGCCCAGCCCACCGAGCGCGTGGTCAGCCTGATGAAGCAGTCGCGTAAGCAGGCCGCTCAGGCCGTCGCCTGA